One window of the Carnobacterium maltaromaticum DSM 20342 genome contains the following:
- the rpsG gene encoding 30S ribosomal protein S7 has product MPRKGPITKRDVLPDPIYNSKLVTRLVNRIMVDGKRGKAATILYSSFEMIKEETGNDPMEVFEQAMKNIMPVLEVKARRVGGSNYQVPVEVRADRRTALGLRWLVSYSRLRGEDTMEQRLAKEIMDAANNTGSAVKKREDTHKMAEANKAFAHYRW; this is encoded by the coding sequence GTCCGATTACAAAACGTGATGTCTTACCTGATCCAATTTATAATTCAAAATTAGTAACACGTTTAGTTAACCGTATTATGGTTGATGGAAAACGTGGAAAAGCAGCTACAATTCTTTATAGTTCATTTGAAATGATCAAAGAGGAAACTGGCAATGATCCAATGGAAGTATTTGAACAAGCAATGAAAAATATCATGCCTGTGCTAGAAGTTAAAGCTCGTCGTGTTGGGGGTTCTAACTATCAAGTTCCAGTTGAAGTTCGTGCCGATCGTCGTACAGCGCTTGGTTTACGTTGGTTAGTAAGCTATTCACGTTTACGTGGAGAAGACACTATGGAACAACGTCTTGCAAAAGAAATCATGGATGCTGCTAACAATACTGGTTCAGCTGTTAAAAAACGTGAAGATACTCATAAAATGGCAGAAGCCAATAAAGCTTTTGCTCATTATCGTTGGTAA